The DNA window CTAGTGTATGCATTCATTCATTCATGTGCTTTAAAGGACTTGATCCTTGCCGTTAGGAGACTTCTTGTGTAAGTCGTCGATTGCAGTGTATGATGACTGGTGGAGATATTGTTTGCTTTTAGTCTTACAAGTAAACTCGTGCTCGCGATTTTGTTTGTGTTAGTTAACTAGGTGAAGTTTCCCGATTAAACTTTGAGCTCGATGGATCTTGATATTCTGCGTTACATGATTGGTTTTTGCATACAAACAGGGACCACGAGGTATCCGGGTGTCCTGGTCAAGGCTTCTTCATCAGACGAGTCGTCGCTCGACTCTAATGAGCTGTTTGCTGATCTAAAGGAAAAGGTAATATTACTCCCAAATTAGTGGATCAAGCTTCTAGCATTTGTAATACTTCGCCTCTTGATTGCAATTGCCTACTCGCCTGGAGTTCCTTTCTTGCTTGACTGCTTAACATACCCTTTCTCTCGTACTGCAGTGGGACGCCATTGAAAACAAGTCCACTGTACTCACCTATGGCGGTGGCGCAATAGTGGCCATTTGGTTGGCTTCGGTCGTCGTTGGTGCTGTCAACTCAGTCCCTTTAGTAGGTTCTTTTTGAAATCTTAAATCTGTGTGTCTGCTTATCTTTATATATAGCAAGCTactctattattttttttctgactgTTTCTCTCATCAATTGTTGCAGCTTCCAAAGATCTTGGAGCTTGTTGGACTTGGATACACCGGATGGTTTGTGTACCGCTACCTTCTTTTCAAGGTACAATTTCAAAAGGATCGATTGCACCAGAAATCACAAGTCACGTCACGACCTACACACCAAATTGCAAATCTGAAACAACCTATAAGCTAATCAAATTTGTATATTTGTGTAGTTTAAAAGTTGTGTTGAATTTGCAATTTGGTGTAaaggtttttaaatttttgagcAACTAACCTATTTCCAAATTACTTCTCAACAATTATAATGCCTCGGTTCACATAAATGACTCATTTATCCTGCAATTTCCTTCCTAATTCGAGCATTCCTAACTTGAAATAGAAACTAGAATTGTACGAGTATATATTAAACAGTTAGATGATAAATGAAACACCATGTGGAGCAAAAATCTTTTCTTCGCAAAGTCTGTGATTTTTGAGAAAGCTTATTGTGTTTCGCAGTCAAGCAGAAAGGAGCTGGTGGAAGACATCGAAGAAGTAAAGAAGAAGATCACCGGAACAGAGTAAGAACACATTGTGCAAGGTGTCATCTGCTTGTTTCAACCTCGGATAGGCTGCTTTTGTGTATTCTGCAGAAGGGGCATATGTCGTGTGTAATGTAGAATAGACCCTTGCGTATTTTGCCTCTTTCATAGTTTGATTGCACTTGCAAATAATGTTTCAGCAGTGCACTTCGCATTAAGTTATTAAACAGCTTTGCTTGTTGATTCCATTCCCAACAAAGATTCAGTTAATGTTGAAATCACTGCATTTTGTTTATTCACATTGTTATAGCTAATGATATTTATGAGCCATCAACAGAAAGAAAAATGATTGCTTCACTAACACTGTGAAATGAATCTTTGAATTAAAGAGAATACTTTTAAACCTGAGATGATAAGATGAAATGGCCTTTTTTCAGAGAGACCTAAAAGCTATTGTTCTCAAGACATTTAACATGAAAGAACTTATCTcaaaaactacatcaaattccATAAAATAGCCCATTGAAGGTCAATAGTCACAACAAAATTTTCGACTTTTACAAGTGCAATAACACATTCAACTATATGCTAGCATAATTCAAACACAACAGTATTTGCTTTTTTAATGTTTTACAACTGTGGAGCCAGATTATGAAAAAAGGATAGGAGGAGCTATCACAAGGGGATTGTAATTCTGCTGAGAACCGGTATTTTTCCGAGGAAACAGCATCCTCTTTCTTACGCATTGCATCTTCGGTGCAGATTTAGAACCAAAAATCTCATTTATGTATTGATGCATTACCTATCATCACCCCACACGCTATCCCAACCACCGCTTGGAGCAGCCTTGGGGCCCTCGATGTAGTTCTGGTTTCCTGGCTCTTTTGGGTTTTGTTCGGACTCCTAACATTCTAAGAGCAAACCCTCGATGTAGACCTTCAGCGCCTGGTGGATGAGCTCTTTTGGGTTTTGTTCGGACTCCTAACATTCTAAGAGCAAACCTTGCTAGCTCTCCATATAGCATTCCGGACCTATCAAAGAGCTGCAGAAGTGCAGAACCATTGAGGATTTCATGCATGGGAACACATTTTGAgctcaaaataataatatttctttCTAA is part of the Salvia splendens isolate huo1 chromosome 22, SspV2, whole genome shotgun sequence genome and encodes:
- the LOC121787899 gene encoding protein CURVATURE THYLAKOID 1A, chloroplastic-like, producing the protein MAAAASTSTAAAVVFIHRLPVSKLGAVLSPLPNRQSLYSPQLRQLKGTTRYPGVLVKASSSDESSLDSNELFADLKEKWDAIENKSTVLTYGGGAIVAIWLASVVVGAVNSVPLLPKILELVGLGYTGWFVYRYLLFKSSRKELVEDIEEVKKKITGTE